The proteins below come from a single Ptychodera flava strain L36383 chromosome 6, AS_Pfla_20210202, whole genome shotgun sequence genomic window:
- the LOC139135267 gene encoding pre-mRNA-splicing factor ISY1 homolog: MARNAEKAMTTLARFRAAQVAEGKVRERRPYLASECDDLHKAEKWRRQIIGEVSRKVAQIQNAGLGEFKIRDLNDEINKLLREKSHWEVRIVELGGPDYSKIGPKMLDHEGKEVPGNRGYKYFGAARDLPGVRELFEQEPPPPPRKTRGELMKNIDADYYGYRDEDDGVLVPLELDYEKKLIAERVAEWKEQKEATMTGDGANKEDDEEEDIYAVPPESDSEDEEKDRVNTDEGQPRYVAHVPVPSQKEVEEALLRRKKMELLGKYASESLIQQSDEAKTLMGL; the protein is encoded by the exons ATG GCAAGAAATGCTGAGAAAGCAAT GACCACTTTGGCACGTTTCCGTGCAGCACAAGTGGCAGAAGGGAAAGTGAGAGAAAGAAGACCTTACTTGGCATCGGAATGTGATGACCTGCACAAGGCAGAGAAATGGAGAAGGCAAATTATTGGAGAAGTATCTCGAAAGGTGGCTCAGATTCAAAATG CTGGGCTTGGTGAGTTCAAAATAAGGGATTTGAACGATGAAATCAATAAATTGCTGCGAGAGAAGAGCCATTGGGAAGTCAGGATAGTTGAACTTGGTGGTCCAGACTACTCC aAAATTGGACCCAAAATGCTAGACCATGAGGGGAAGGAGGTTCCAGGAAATAGAGGCTACAAGTACTTTGGTGCAGCCAGAGATTTACCTGGTGTTAGAGAACTTTTTGAACAAGAAC CTCCACCTCCACCAAGAAAAACAAGGGGAGAACTGATGAAGAACATAGATGCCGATTACTATGGCTACAGGGATGAAGATGATGGTGTGTTAGTGCCTCTTGAATTAGACTATGAAAAGAAAC TGATTGCAGAGAGAGTAGCAGAGTGGAAAGAACAAAAAGAGGCAACAATGACGGGAGACGGAGCAAACAAAGAAgatgatgaagaagaagatatCTATGCTGTCCCACCAGAATCAGAT TCTGAAGATGAAGAGAAggacagagttaacacagatgAAGGACAACCAAGATATGTAGCACACGTACCAGTACCATCACAGAAAGAG GTTGAAGAGGCTCTACTGAGGAGGAAAAAGATGGAACTGCTTGGAAAATATGCCAGTGAATCACTTATCCAGCAAAGCGATGAAGCAAAGACACTGATGGGACTTTGA